The DNA window ATCCTGACGATGCTCGAGGAAAAGACCGCCAATAACCTCAGCGACGACGAGCGGAAACTGCTCGACAGCGTCCTGCACGAGGTCCGCTCGCGGTTCATTCGAACGGCCAGCGAGTACGTGACGTTCTAGCGGCGTCGCTACCCAAGCCGCGCAGGGGCGCCGGTCGGCCGCATGCATCGACCTCGGTGATCGCTGAGCGGCTCTGAAGCGCAGCCGCCGCTTGCGTAAGCAATTATTGCGCTTATGATGCCCGAACAAGACGTCGACGATGGATCGTCGGCACGCAAGTTGAGATCGGACAGCCGGTGACCGGCACGTTCAATCTCACGCCAAAGGCAGGGAGGCCATGGCGACGATCGGCTCAAATCCTGAGCCCTCTCGTTCCGTTTCGGAACGTGCGCCCGGCGAACGCCGACCGGGCTCCTCTCTCGACGTCTCCACCCTCGCCCCCGGTTCTCGATTCGGCCGACTCTGGCAGTTCCCTCTGCTGCTCATTTCACTCGGGCTCTTCGGCTACGCCGGCTACCGCCTGATCGATCCGCAGCCGGGCCCCACCATCGACCAGCAACTCGACGCCGCCGGTAAGCTCCTGCAGAACGACCGTGCCGAAGCAGCCACCGAAGTACTCCGCGCGGTCCTGCTGGAGGACGAAAAGCGCAAGCTCACCGAACCGCAGCGCGGGCGGGCCCACCTTTATCTCGCCCAGGCGGTCGAGCAGGTGCAGCAGACTCGGCGGCTCGACCTCCCGGCCAATCACGAACGCATCGTCGAATACTCTCGAATTGCCGAGAAGAATGGCGTCCACCTCGATTCCACGGCGCTCCGACGCGTCGCCGAGAGCTTTGAAGCGCTGGGCAAGACGTCCGACGCACTTGCGGCCTACCGCCGCGCCATCAGCGCCGATGCCGACAAGGCACCCTCGCTTCGACGGAAGGTGATCGACCTGCTCGTGGCCCGCAACGAGCGAACCGAAGCCGAATCGCAGATCAGGGAGTACCTCGCCGACACGAGGCTGACGCAGTCCGAGCGGTCATGGGCGATCGGAGAGCAGTCGCGGCTGCTGGTCGATCGACTGATGTTCGCCCAGGCGCGCGACCTGCTCGCCGAAGCGATCAAGCAGGAGCAGGACCCCGCGCTGCTCGGGCAGTTTCACTACCGCCTGGGCTACTGCGACTGGAAACTCGGCGACGACAAGTCTGCCGAGCGATACCTGCGGCTGGCGCGGAATCAGTTGCAGGTATCCCAGCCCGAAGACGCCGAATCGGCGCTGTTGCTCGGCCGCATCCTTCTGGAGCGCAAGGCGTACGCCGAAGCGATCTCGTTTTTCAATACGGTGATCGTGAGTCATCCCGACGCGGGCGCGGCGATCCCGTCACGGCTGGGGCGTGGGCTGAGCCGGATTGAAGCCGGGGTCGACACGTCCGATGCCGGCATGCAGGACCTGACATCGGCCGTCGCCGACATCGCCGCCAAGCCGTCCCGCGACGGAATGAAGCCCGATGCGATCAAGGTGCTGACACAAGCCGGCCGCGTGATGACCGCCCGGGAGAACTTCGGCGCGGCGCTGGAACTGCTGTCTCTGGAGCAGTCGTTGGAGCCGACGCCGTCGGCGGAATTCTTCGGCCGCATGAGCCGAGTGTTCGAGCGGCACGCGCAGCAGTTGGAAAAGACCCTTAAGACTGAGCCGGAGGGGCCGGCGCGGGTCAAAAAGTGGCAGCAATGGCGCGACACCCTGGTCCGCGCCGCCGATGCCGCCGTCGCGCATTCGCGCGGCATGACACTCAACGACGATACCGGCTACGGCGAGGCCCTCTGGCGGGGGATCGACCTTTACGATCGCGCCGGGTCGCTCTCGCAGGCGATCGGCGCTTTGGAACTGTTCGTCGCCGAACGCCCGACCGATCCGCTCGCGCCCGATGCGCTGCTGCGGCTGGGAAAGGCCTATCACGCCGCCGGGCAGTTCGACCGCGCGATCGACGCATTCAAACGCAATCAGTTTCGCTACGAGCGCACGCTTGCGGCCCAAAAGAGCGGCGTGCCGCTGGCCAAGTCCTACATCGCCAAGGGGCCGGCGAGCTACGCCAAGGCCGAGGACGCACTGCAGGCCACGCTGCAAAGCCCGCTGTTGACGCCCGACGCCGACGAGTTCCGCCAGGCGTTGCTCGAACTCGCCGAGCTCTACTACCGGACCGCGCGATACGAAGAAGCCGTCGCCAAGCTCGAGGAACTGACCACCCGATATCCCAACGACGACCGTAAGGGGCAGTTGCTGTTCCTGATGGCCGACAGCTATCGCAAGAGCGCGCTGCTGCTGGCGTCGGCGGGCAAACCGACGACCGCGCCCACCGACGCCGCGTCAGTCGCACAGGAAGAGGCGGCCCGGGCCGAGCGGTCCGCCGCCCGACTGGACCGCCTGACCAAGGCCCGCAAGCTCTACGACCAGACCCTGGATCAGTACCGCGTCGTGCCGCCCAAGGCGGAGCTGGATCAGTTGTATTTCAAGCTCGCGCATTTTTACCGGGCCGACTGTGTTTACGACATCGGGCAGTACGAAGAAGCGATCCGGCTGTATGACGGCGCGGCGCTGCGGTTTCAGGACGATCCGTCGGCGTTGACGGCGTACGTGCAGATCGTCAACGCGTTCGCCGCCCTCGGACGAAACGGCGAAGCGAGAACCGCCAGCGAGCGTGCCCGCTGGCTCCTGCAGCGGATGCCGCCGGCGGCGTTCAAGGAAGCCCAGCGGTCGATGCCCCAGGCGTCGTGGGAGAACTGGGTCAAGTGGACCAAGGCAATCGACGCGACGGCAGACGGAAAGTAGGGGCACACGGCGTGTGCCCGCCGGTGGTGTGCCGGCGATTGGATGGCAGGCGTTTGAATAGTGTGTCTTCGAGTTGAACGTATGGCCCAACACGATCCCATCCTTGCCGCCCTCGACGCGCAGGTCGCCTGCTACCGCCGGCTCGCCAAGCTCGCCGAGCAGCAGCACGAACTGGTGCAGCAGGGGATGACCGAAGAGTTGCTTCAGTTGTTGACGATGCGACAAGTCGAACTCGACCAGCTCGCCGCCCACGAACGGACCCTTCGCCCGGCCAAGTCCGATTGGCAGGTCTACCTGGCGAGGCTCGCCGCCGTCGATAAGGCCCGGGCCGAATCCCTGATGACCGAGACGCGGCTGTTGTTGGAGCGCATCACCTCGGCCGACAAGAACGACGTGCTCGTCCTGCAGCAGCGAAAGCTGAGCCTAGGCCGACAGATCGGCCAGGCGTCAGCCGGCCGCGTGGTGAACCGCGCCTACGCCGCCAACGCCTACGGCTCCAAGACGGCAAAGTTGAATGTGCAAACGTAGGGTCCGCCTTGGCGGACGCGGCCGTCACCGCCGGACGGCTTCGTCGCTCGCCGGTTCCCGTCGCGTCCGCCAAGGCGGACCGTGCAACCGCCTGATCCCTATGCTCGCTACCATGCCATCCTCACCCGCCCACGACGTGCGCCCGGCACCGTCGGTCGATCATGCAAGGCGGATCGAGGAGCTCGGTCGGATCATCCTCGCGTACAGCGAAGTCACCGAGAAGCTGCAGCAGTCGCACGATCAGCTGAACCGCACCGTTCAGATCCTCCAGCAGGAACTCGGCGAGAAGAATCGGCAGTTGGAACGCCGCAACCGTCTGGCCGCGCTGGGCGAGATGGCGGCCGGACTGGCACACGAGATTCGCAATCCGC is part of the Humisphaera borealis genome and encodes:
- a CDS encoding tetratricopeptide repeat protein, which encodes MATIGSNPEPSRSVSERAPGERRPGSSLDVSTLAPGSRFGRLWQFPLLLISLGLFGYAGYRLIDPQPGPTIDQQLDAAGKLLQNDRAEAATEVLRAVLLEDEKRKLTEPQRGRAHLYLAQAVEQVQQTRRLDLPANHERIVEYSRIAEKNGVHLDSTALRRVAESFEALGKTSDALAAYRRAISADADKAPSLRRKVIDLLVARNERTEAESQIREYLADTRLTQSERSWAIGEQSRLLVDRLMFAQARDLLAEAIKQEQDPALLGQFHYRLGYCDWKLGDDKSAERYLRLARNQLQVSQPEDAESALLLGRILLERKAYAEAISFFNTVIVSHPDAGAAIPSRLGRGLSRIEAGVDTSDAGMQDLTSAVADIAAKPSRDGMKPDAIKVLTQAGRVMTARENFGAALELLSLEQSLEPTPSAEFFGRMSRVFERHAQQLEKTLKTEPEGPARVKKWQQWRDTLVRAADAAVAHSRGMTLNDDTGYGEALWRGIDLYDRAGSLSQAIGALELFVAERPTDPLAPDALLRLGKAYHAAGQFDRAIDAFKRNQFRYERTLAAQKSGVPLAKSYIAKGPASYAKAEDALQATLQSPLLTPDADEFRQALLELAELYYRTARYEEAVAKLEELTTRYPNDDRKGQLLFLMADSYRKSALLLASAGKPTTAPTDAASVAQEEAARAERSAARLDRLTKARKLYDQTLDQYRVVPPKAELDQLYFKLAHFYRADCVYDIGQYEEAIRLYDGAALRFQDDPSALTAYVQIVNAFAALGRNGEARTASERARWLLQRMPPAAFKEAQRSMPQASWENWVKWTKAIDATADGK